DNA from Castellaniella sp. MT123:
TGTCTTTCAACCGCAGAAAGGCCTTGTAGTCGCGGGTATAGTCATACCGGGACTTCAGTTTCTCGTAGGCCTCGCGATCGGATTCGCCGTTATCCAACGCACTGCGTCCGGGCGCGATGGAGATATAGCGGCAGTAATTCACATCGATGCCTTCCACCGTGGGGAAGAACTCGGGCTCCACGCACTTGCGCCGTGAGTTGTTGCTAAAGATGTTTCCTTCGACCAGGGCCTTGGCCTCCAGACTGAAGCTCATGCCATAGAAATCCCAATTCTCCACCAGGTTGTTGAACAGGTGGAAGGTACCGAACTGCGCCCTGGGATTGCGCTGCACGGTGTTGAAGAAATAGTTGTGGTGCAGCGTCACGCGCGCGATCGAATCGCGCTGATAGTTCTGAAACAGGTTCTTCGAGGTGATGTTGTTCAGCAGCATGACCTTGTCCGAGTCGTGGAACTTGGTCCACGAGATCGTCACGTCGGTCGAACCGTTCTTCACATTGAGCAGGCGGTCAGACATCCGCGACAGGTCCATGTGGTCAACCCACACGTCGCGGCTGCCGTTGGCCACGTTCACGGCTTGCGTGAATCGGTTCAGGCGCCCGTCTATCGTCAGATGCGTCAGGATGACGTTCCGGCTTCCATAGACGCCCAACCCGTCATCGATCAAGACCACCCGCTTGCCGCGTCCGTCTATTGTCGTGTCGGACGGCACGCGCAACTGCGAATCCAGGACGACGGTCATGTCGGAGGCGAAGCGTATCCACGTCGGCCCTTTGCGGGCGTGCTTCAGCGCGGCGCGCAGCGTGCCGGGCCCCGCGTCCCGGTCCGATGTCACCTCGACAAACTTGCCGCCCAGTCCGCCCGTGGCATTGGCGCCATAGCCCTCGCGCTGCTGCAACAGCGCGGACGCGAATGAGCAATGTTCATCCGGCGCCACGCACGGCTCGCCGGCCGTCGCCGGGCCGCCATATAGTGCGGCCAGCACCGACACCTGCAGCCATGTCATCGCATTCTTTCGTGCAAACATAGAAGCCCCTCCCTATTCTTGCGCGGACCGATCCGCGGACGTCACATGACGCCAGATGCCGCCGCTCAGGCGCAGATTTTCCGGTTCACTGGCCAAGTGTTCACGAAGCCGTTCAAAATACGCCTTCTGCCAGCGCAGCGAATAGGCTTGCGCATCCTCGCCCGGATTGGCCGCCGGCAACATCTCCAGCGTGTAGGACATGCGCCCGTTCTCCCAGCGGGGCACGTAGAACACCGAGGGCACTTTCAGGCGGTACGCCAGATGGGACGCAAAACCGGAGTACGTCACGTCCTGCCCTTCGAAGGTCGTGCGCGGCGCGGCGGGGTTGATTGCCCCATCGAGGGCCAGACACAGCACGTAGCCCTCGTTGATCGCACGCATGCAGGCCTTGGCAACCTGGGCCTCGGTCTGGTCGGCGGTGGAGATCAGCGCTTCGGAATAACTGCTTCGGGCAATGCTGGGCGCCGTCGCCAGCCAGCGGGACGGAATGCCCACCAGCTCCATCGCCATCAAGCCGGCGTACATGGGGCCCACGTGCGCCGTGGCGACCACGACACCGCGTCCGGCCGCCAGCAACGGCGCAAAAAAGCGCTCACCGGTATCGAGTTCGCCCAGCAGATGCATGGCCTCTTCGGCGCGCTCCTCGCGGCATTCGAGCCAGTCGAGCAGCAGATGGTCGATCATATGGCCCCAGCGCGCCCGGTGCTCCCAGGCCGCGCGCTCGATGGACGTATCGCCGCGCAGCGACCAGGCCCAATCCAGCCGCGCCTGCGGAATGGGCACGGTATCCAGTTTTTCTTCCATGCGGGCCAGGGCTTCCTGGAACGTGCCCGGCAGCCG
Protein-coding regions in this window:
- a CDS encoding polysaccharide lyase family 1 protein encodes the protein MFARKNAMTWLQVSVLAALYGGPATAGEPCVAPDEHCSFASALLQQREGYGANATGGLGGKFVEVTSDRDAGPGTLRAALKHARKGPTWIRFASDMTVVLDSQLRVPSDTTIDGRGKRVVLIDDGLGVYGSRNVILTHLTIDGRLNRFTQAVNVANGSRDVWVDHMDLSRMSDRLLNVKNGSTDVTISWTKFHDSDKVMLLNNITSKNLFQNYQRDSIARVTLHHNYFFNTVQRNPRAQFGTFHLFNNLVENWDFYGMSFSLEAKALVEGNIFSNNSRRKCVEPEFFPTVEGIDVNYCRYISIAPGRSALDNGESDREAYEKLKSRYDYTRDYKAFLRLKDNLYLGDAKPVLRDYRPESAPTPPYCYGYEKPTRDLAEKIRKFAGNTSVDTPLLESRTGVGCPG